Genomic window (Hydrogenimonas cancrithermarum):
GGCTCCGTAGATCTCTTTGAAACTGTGGTAATCGAAAGAGGTGAGGGCCGTCACCGCCAGTACCAGGGGCCTCTTCTCAAATTTGTCAAGCCGCTGCATAACCGTTTGCATCGCTTTTTTCCCGGCACTTGCGTGAATGTTGAACATATCGACATCCATCTTGGCGATCTCTTCTGCGGCATCGGCCATTGTATTGGGAATGTCGTAAAGTTTGAGATCGAGAAAGATTTTGAATTCGGGGTTGATCGCTTTTACTGCGTCCAAAAAGGGACGGCCGTCGCGAATGAATGTTCTGAAACCGACTTTCAGCCACAGGCCACTGTATGACCCAAGCTCTTTTGCGAGTGAAAGATTCTCCTCTTCAGTCGGCAAGTCGAGTGCTACGCAAAGCTGCATGGTGCGTTCCTTTTTTGCAAAATTATACCATCAATCAAGGGAACGGAGGATGTAATGGAGCGTGTGCACAGCGTTGCCGACCGGAATTTTCAGCGTGAATTCTCGACACCCATTTCCCGGCTTTTTGGGGAATTCGACGACGAGATAACCCACTGTCGTCTTATGCGCTCCGAGAAGGTTTTTGTTCGGCATTTTGTAATAGGTCAGATCGTTTCTGATTTTTTGGTAGATAACGGTGAGCTCCCGTTCGGTATCGAGAATCGTTCCGTTACTCTCTTTGTAGTGTTTCGAAAGAAATCTGTGTAAAATTTCATCGTTCTCTTTGAAATTGATCATCGGCTTTGCACAGTCTGGACGTTTGAAATAATCGGGCATCATTTCGAGCGGCATCAGCTTGATCTGTTGTCCCGGATTCTCGAGGCGAATTTGATTCCATTTTATTGTAATGGGCTTTTGCGTAAGGTTTTCGACGGCGATGGCTAGAACACCCTCTCTTCGGCATGCTATGGGATTGTTGATGACGATTGAGGAGACGATGGAGTTCTCTTTTTTCGAAGAATAGATATAGATGCCATCATGGTAGCGGAGCGTTTGTCCATTGGTTGGTGACGGGATAATGAAGGAGAAAACGACTTGCTTTTTCTCCTCTTTTTTCTCGTTGCATCCTGTAAAAAACAGTATTGCAATAAAAAGACCCGTCACCAATTTTTTCACATAATTATCCTATAACACAGGTTTGAATCCTCGCGACGATACTCGGATCTTCGAGTGTCGAGATATCCTGCTTGATCTCCTCGCCTTTGGCGATGGCACGAAGAATTCGGCGCATCACCTTGCCCGAACGCGTTTTGGGAAGGCCTGGAACGACTTTAATTGTATCACATTTTGCGATGTTTCCGATCTCTTTCGCGATGACCTGGTTGATCTCTTTGGCGAGTTCCGCCTCTTCACCGAAGCTGTCTTCGACATCTTTGAGGACGACATAGGCGAAGATACTTTCACCTTTGATCTCATCCGGTTTTCCGACGACAGCGACTTCCGCGACGTGTGGATGCTTTTTGATCGCCGCTTCGATTTCAGCCGTTCCCATACGGTGGCCGGAGACGTTGATGACGTCGTCGACCCGGCCTGTAATTGTGATGTAACCATCTTCGTCGACAATGGCGCCGTCGCCCGAGAAGTAGACGGGTTTGCCATCTTTTTTGGCATCGCCGAAGTAGGACTTCACGAAACGATCGGGATCGTTCCAGATCGTGCGGATCATACTCGGCCATGGTTTGGTGATGCAGAGCAGTCCCTGCTCGCCCGTTTCCAGCGGATTGCCGTCGCGATCGATCACTTCGGCCATGATGCCCGGCAATGGGAAAGTGGCGCAACCCGGTTTGATCGGTGTCGCACCCGGCAGCGGACTGATCATATGGCCACCCGTTTCGGTTTGCCACCATGTATCGACAATGGAACAGCGGCCGCCGCCGATTTTCTCGTAGTACCATTTCCATGCCGGCGGGTCGATCGGCTCGCCAACGGTTCCGAGGACTTTAAGGGAACTCAAATCGTACTTTTCAGGCTCGTGTTCGCCCATTTTATGGAGTACGCGGATCGCCGTGGGTGCAGTGTAGAACTGGTTGATCTTGTACTCTTCGACCATTTTCCATGCGCGTCCCGCATCCGGATAGGTCGGAACCCCTTCGAACATCACGGTCGTTGCACCCATTGCAAGCGGTCCATAAACGATGTAGGTGTGTCCGGTGATCCACCCGATGTCGGCTGTACACCAGTAGGTGTCGTTCTCCTTGACGTCGAAGACCCACTCCATCGTCATCTGTGCCCAGAGGATGTACCCCGCCTGCGCATGCTGAACGCCCTTCGGCTTGCCGGTGGAGCCGGAAGTGTAGAGCAAGAAGAGCGGATCCTCGCTCTCCATGGCCTCTGGCTCGCAATTGTCGCTATCCAAATCGATCAGTTCATTATAGCTGTAGTCGCGTCCTTCTATCCATACGACATCTTCGTGGTTGCGCTGGACGACGAGTACTTTTTCGACGCAATCGCACCCCTCTTCGAGTGCCGTGTCGACGACCGGTTTGAGCATGTAGGGTTTGTCTTTTCGGAAGGCCCCATCGGCGGTGATGACCACTTTCGCCTCTGCATCGATGATGCGGTCGCGAAGCGCCTCGGCACTGAAGCCGCCGAAGACGACCGAGTGGATAGCACCCAGACGTGCACATGCCAGCATCGCGTACGCCGCTTCGGGAATCATCGGCATATAGAGCACGACGCGGTCACCTTTTTTGACGCCGAACTTGTTTTTGAGAAGGTTCGCGAAGCGGTTGACGTTGCGGTAGAGCTCGAGGTAGGTGATGATCTGCTTGTCGCCGCGGTCTCCTTCGAAAATGATGGCCGCTTTGTTCTTACGGACCTCGAGGTGTCGGTCGATACACTGGTAGCTGACATTCAGCTTGCCGCCCACGAACCACTTGTAAAAGGGTGCGTTGGATTCGTCCAGTACCTGCGTGTAGGGTTCGAACCAGTCAATCTTCTCTTTCGCCCAGTGATCCCAGTACCCCTCGTAATCCTCTTTTGCCCAGTTCATCAGGTCATGGTATTCGCACATATTCTTGATGCGGGCTTGTTTGGCGAATTCACGGTTTGGGTAGAAGACTGGTTTTTTCTCTTCACTCATTCTTTTCTCCTTCTAGATTTATAATTTTTTGACGTGTTTGAGTTTGATATACATCATGGCGGTCATGATCGCGTCGTTGAGTGCATCATGCTTGCCAAGCTTTGGAATATCCAGCGTTTCGATTATCGTATCGAAACGCAGATCGACATGCCCTTGAGGTATTGTGCCGATTTTTTTATCATAGTATAGCGCAGAAACTTCTATTAGTTGATTGGGCAAAGTCACACCTAATTTTGGTTTGATCCACTTGTTGATCATCGCAACATCGAATTCGAGATAGTAGCCGACCAGCGGCCTTGGGCCGATGAATCGCAAAAAACGGTCCATCGCTTCGTCTGGGTCGAGTGCATCTTCCATATCGCATACCCTGATCTGGTGGATCTTGATGCTCTCTTCGCTGATGGCCCGATCACATTTGACTTTGATATACATCTGCGAACTGGTCAGGATGCGGTTACCTTTGACTCGGACGGCACCGATCGAGATGATCTCGTCTTTTTTAATATCGAGTCCTGTCGTTTCGGTATCGAAAACGACGACTTCATCCTTCGGCGGGGTATCGAACAAAAAAGCGTACCTCGGCTCTTTCAGCAGCTTTTTCATCCAGTTGCGTTTGAGTCTTTCGAACATTATCCCACCATGTTGAGCCTGAAGTGGTAGCCGATGAAATTTTTCAGCTCTTTCACCACCTTCAGTGCATCTTTGAGCATGTCACGCTCCAGTTTGCTGAATTCCTGCAAGTTTATGGAGTTGTCGGGCGCCTTTCCCTGGGCAAGGCGTGTCAGTTTCCCTTGCAGGATGAAAGTCAAAATGACATCGAACGATTCGATCAGCTCTGTCGCGAATTTGCGATCGATCAGCCCGATATCGTTGAGCCGTTTGATCCGCTCCACCGTCGGGGTCGCCTCGATTTTCTGTTCGAGTGCCAGGGCGCGTATGCCGTGCATCAAGATGAAACTACCGCCCTTTTTGAGGTCGATCTGCTCTTTTCCGAAGGTCCCCATCCATCCCAGCGGTATTTCGAAATTTTCGACCGCTTTTGCGAAGATGGCAAGTGCCGTCGGGTGGTTGCTCATGCGTTCGAAAAGGTAGTGCCGCAGTTCGGTAACCAGTTCGGTATCGCCTGAGACACAGCGGGCATCGAGGAGGATGGCGAGCTTCATCATCGCTTCGCCTTCGGGCATGTCGACCCAGCTGTCGATATTTTTCTTGAACGCATCCAGCGGCATGCACCACTCGGGGTTGTTTACCATCACGCGACCCGGACACTGCGGAAACCCAAGCGTTTTCAGTGCGTGGCTGAACGCGGCCATCTTCTCTTCGAGGCCATCGGCCCGAAAACCGTTTTCGATGACGAGCCCGTTGTCCTGATCGGTTCGGATGATCTGCTCTTCGCGCCCTTCGCTGCCCATCACCATCAGCGCTACATGTGAATGCCACGCTTTGGGTATGACCAGTTCGAACACCTTTTCGAAGACTTTGGTATTCAGTTCGCTGACGATACGTGCGATATAGCGGGACTTGACCCCTTTGTTGTGAAGCGACCGGACGATGTTGACGAACCCCTCCGTGACGGTTCTGAGCTCTTCTACCGAGTGTGCCTTTTCGATTTGTACACTCAGAAGATAGGAGTGGTTGGAGAAGTAGCTGAGCAAGTCGATCTGCTCGATGATTCCGCAGATTTCGCCATTCTGGGTGACGGCCAGGCGTTTGATGCCGTGACGCGTCATCATGAGAAGGGCGTTGAAGAGGAAATCGTCGCGTTCGATCGTTACAAGCCCGTATGTCGCGATTTTCCCTATGGGTTCATCCAGTGATACGCTGCCAAGGATCACGCGTCGTCTCAGATCGGTGTCGGTCACGATACCCGTCTGATTTTCATGCTGTACCAAAACCGCCGCCGCTTTGGCGGTCTCCATTCCAGCCACCGCTTTGCCGATGGGTGTGGAGCCTTCGACAATATAGGGTGCGTGGATAAAGATGTCGCGGATGCGGGCTGTCAGAAATTCGGTGAACTCGGTCTGCCGGCTCTGTTCGCGCAGTGCCTGGATACGTGTGGCGATATCTTCGAGATAGAAGGTTTTGAAGGCTTCGTTGCTTTCGAGCAGTTCCATGAAAAGATTTTTTGGCAGTTCATAACAGAGCAGCTCTTCGATGACACGGTAGGTGCGTGCTTCGCATTTTTGTAGAAGTTCGGAAGCACACAGCGTATCGAGCGTACCGAAATATTCGATGTTACCTTCCCCGTCACTCGTTTCGACACTCCCTTTGATGATCATGTAGAGGCGATCGACCTCTTTGGATGCATCGCAGACGACTGAATCTTTGGGGTAGTAGGCGATATCCATCGCCCCCAGCACCCGTTCCAGCTCCTCGCTGGTGAGAGTGTCGAAAGGGTGAATGGATGCGAGAAAGGCTTTCTGCTCCACAATGCTCATGCAAATCCTTTGAATTCTGGTGAGAACGTTAGAGGGTGAGAAGGCAAGAAGGTTTGTTTTGAAAAGTACTTCTTACCAGGCCCACAGCGCCGAATCACCAAGCGAAGCAAGCTCACCCTTTCACCCTCTTAATGCGACACGGCACCTTCGGCTCCGATACCTGTTTGAGACCGAATATCTTGTGCTTCGAACGCTTCACGCTCTTTCTCGGCATCAGCACTCTTGTCGGTGATCGAGAAAAACCAGATTCCGATAAACGCGACCGTTACACTGAAGAGTGCCGGGTACTTGTAGGGGAAGACCGCCTCTTCGAAGCCGAAGATCTGCTGCCAGACGATCGGCCCCAGGATTACCAGCATCACCGCTGTCGCGAGCCCCAGGCTGCCACCAATGACCGCACCGCGTGTGGTGAGGTTTTTCCAGAACATCGAAAGGAAAAGAACCGGGAAGTTGGCCGATGCCGCGATGGCGAAGGCCAGACCGACCATGAAGGCGATGTTCTGTTTCTCGAATGCGATCCCGAGGATAATCGCGACGATACCCATTGCGACGGTTGCCATTTTTGAAATGCGCATCTCCTGCATCTCGTCGACTCTGCCGCGTCTGAAGACGTTTGCGTAGAGGTCGTGGCTGATTGCCGAAGCACCCGCCAGTGTCAGGCCCGAGACGACCGCGAGGATCGTCGCGAATGCAACCGCCGAGATGAAGCCGAGGAAGAAGTTTCCGCCGACTGCGTGGCTGAGGTGGATCGCCGCCATGTTGTTGCCTCCGATGATCTTACCGGCCGCGTCGAGGTATTGCGGGTTGGTCATGACCATGACGATCGCGCCGAAACCGATGATGAAGGTCAGAATGTAAAAATAACCGATGAAACCGGTCGCATAGAAGACCGATTTACGCGCCTCTTTGGCGTCTGCGACGGTGAAGAAGCGCATCAGAATATGCGGAAGACCCGCCGTACCGAACATCAGGGCGATACCGAGGCTGATCGCGGAGACCGGGTCGCTCACCAGACCGCCGGGGCTCATGATCGAATCGTGGGTCGGATGAATCTCGACCGCCTTGGCGAAGAGCGCTTCGAAGCTGAAGCCGAAGTGCGCCATGACAGCGATCGCCATGAATGTCGCACCCGAAAGAAGGAGCCCCGCTTTGATGATCTGTACCCATGTCGTCGCCAGCATGCCGCCGAAGGTGACGTAGAGGATCATCAGCACGCCGACCAGGATGACCGCCAGTTCGTACGGAAGGCCGAAGAGAATCTGGATCAGCTTGCCCGAACCGACCATCTGTGCGATGAGGTAGAGGGTGACAGTCGCGATCGATCCAAGCGCTGCGAGTGTACGGATCGGGGTCTGCTTGAGGCGGAAGGATGCGACGTCGGCGAAGGTGTACTTTCCGAGGTTTCGCAAGCGCTCAGCGATCAAAAAGAGAATGAGCGGCCAACCGACCAGGAAACCGATGGAGTAGATGAGGCCGTCATACCCTTTGAGGTAGACAAGGCCCGAAATTCCCAGGAAGGATGCCGCAGACATGTAGTCGCCCGCGATCGCCAGGCCGTTTTGAAAACCGGTGATGCCGCCGCCGGCGGTGTAGAAGTCTTTGGCCGTTTTGGTGCGCTTGGCGGCCCAGTAGGTGATACCGAGTGTCGCCGCCACAAAGACCAGGAACATGATGATGGCCGAAATGTTGAGCGGCTGTTTCTGGACTTCGCCTTCGATGGCGCCGCCCGCGAAGAGCGTCAGTGACGAGAGCGCGAGAATCAACAGTTTGTTCATGAAGCATCCTTTGCAAGCTCTTTTTCGAGTTCCGCTTTGACTTCGCGGCTCAGATCGTCGAACTCGCCGTTGGCGCGTTTGACATAGATGCCCGTCAGGGCGAAGGCGATGACGATGATGGCGACACCGACAGGAATGCCGATGGTCGTCACTTTGCCCTCTTCGAGCGGAATGCCCAGCAGGTGCGGATCGAACGCGATGGTGAGAATGAACGCGTAGTAGACCACCAGCATGATGATGGAGAGGGTCCACGCGAATTTGCTGCGTTTCTTGACCAGCATCTGGTATTTAGGATTGTTTCTGATATGTTCTATCATCTCTTTGGTCATGACGACTCCTTGTTAAAAGTTATAGTTTACAATAACACGGTATTCATCCCAGTCGAGATCCTTTTTGAAATCTCTCGGGAAATTGCCGCGCAGACGAAGCTGCAGGTTTTCGACATCGGCCGGATAGTACTTGATGTCGAATCCGCTTTCACTTGCGGTCCATGCCGTGCCGGTGACATAGGGGTTGTTCTCTCCGATGTCGTAACTGCAGTAGTAAAGTGTGGCATTGGCGTTCAGGCCGAAGTTTTTGAAGTTGTAGTTTCCGGCCACTTTCCATGCATCGGTATCGGCAAAGAACTGATGGCGCGTTACCATGCCCTGTGTAAATGCCGGCATGCCACCCCATGTTGTGAGGATGCTCGAACCCAGTTGGTTCGCACTGTCGGAGCCTGTGGTCGAATAGGCAACGTAACCGCTCAAAACGTTGTACTTGGCGGCGAGTTTCAGACCGACATAGTCGCTGTCGACATCACCGGCCAGGCTGTCGCCCACATCGTTTTCATGAATATACTGCACGGACGCTTTCATTTTGACGTCGCCG
Coding sequences:
- the pyrF gene encoding orotidine-5'-phosphate decarboxylase, yielding MQLCVALDLPTEEENLSLAKELGSYSGLWLKVGFRTFIRDGRPFLDAVKAINPEFKIFLDLKLYDIPNTMADAAEEIAKMDVDMFNIHASAGKKAMQTVMQRLDKFEKRPLVLAVTALTSFDYHSFKEIYGADIEEKAKQFALQSYQAGLDGVVCSVYESSMIKHETDNAFLTLTPGIRPFGEASDDQKRVADIETAKREKVDIIVVGRPVYKADKPAEIVEKILQAL
- the acs gene encoding acetate--CoA ligase, giving the protein MSEEKKPVFYPNREFAKQARIKNMCEYHDLMNWAKEDYEGYWDHWAKEKIDWFEPYTQVLDESNAPFYKWFVGGKLNVSYQCIDRHLEVRKNKAAIIFEGDRGDKQIITYLELYRNVNRFANLLKNKFGVKKGDRVVLYMPMIPEAAYAMLACARLGAIHSVVFGGFSAEALRDRIIDAEAKVVITADGAFRKDKPYMLKPVVDTALEEGCDCVEKVLVVQRNHEDVVWIEGRDYSYNELIDLDSDNCEPEAMESEDPLFLLYTSGSTGKPKGVQHAQAGYILWAQMTMEWVFDVKENDTYWCTADIGWITGHTYIVYGPLAMGATTVMFEGVPTYPDAGRAWKMVEEYKINQFYTAPTAIRVLHKMGEHEPEKYDLSSLKVLGTVGEPIDPPAWKWYYEKIGGGRCSIVDTWWQTETGGHMISPLPGATPIKPGCATFPLPGIMAEVIDRDGNPLETGEQGLLCITKPWPSMIRTIWNDPDRFVKSYFGDAKKDGKPVYFSGDGAIVDEDGYITITGRVDDVINVSGHRMGTAEIEAAIKKHPHVAEVAVVGKPDEIKGESIFAYVVLKDVEDSFGEEAELAKEINQVIAKEIGNIAKCDTIKVVPGLPKTRSGKVMRRILRAIAKGEEIKQDISTLEDPSIVARIQTCVIG
- a CDS encoding 3'-5' exonuclease, giving the protein MFERLKRNWMKKLLKEPRYAFLFDTPPKDEVVVFDTETTGLDIKKDEIISIGAVRVKGNRILTSSQMYIKVKCDRAISEESIKIHQIRVCDMEDALDPDEAMDRFLRFIGPRPLVGYYLEFDVAMINKWIKPKLGVTLPNQLIEVSALYYDKKIGTIPQGHVDLRFDTIIETLDIPKLGKHDALNDAIMTAMMYIKLKHVKKL
- a CDS encoding DUF294 nucleotidyltransferase-like domain-containing protein, with protein sequence MSIVEQKAFLASIHPFDTLTSEELERVLGAMDIAYYPKDSVVCDASKEVDRLYMIIKGSVETSDGEGNIEYFGTLDTLCASELLQKCEARTYRVIEELLCYELPKNLFMELLESNEAFKTFYLEDIATRIQALREQSRQTEFTEFLTARIRDIFIHAPYIVEGSTPIGKAVAGMETAKAAAVLVQHENQTGIVTDTDLRRRVILGSVSLDEPIGKIATYGLVTIERDDFLFNALLMMTRHGIKRLAVTQNGEICGIIEQIDLLSYFSNHSYLLSVQIEKAHSVEELRTVTEGFVNIVRSLHNKGVKSRYIARIVSELNTKVFEKVFELVIPKAWHSHVALMVMGSEGREEQIIRTDQDNGLVIENGFRADGLEEKMAAFSHALKTLGFPQCPGRVMVNNPEWCMPLDAFKKNIDSWVDMPEGEAMMKLAILLDARCVSGDTELVTELRHYLFERMSNHPTALAIFAKAVENFEIPLGWMGTFGKEQIDLKKGGSFILMHGIRALALEQKIEATPTVERIKRLNDIGLIDRKFATELIESFDVILTFILQGKLTRLAQGKAPDNSINLQEFSKLERDMLKDALKVVKELKNFIGYHFRLNMVG
- a CDS encoding cation acetate symporter, whose product is MNKLLILALSSLTLFAGGAIEGEVQKQPLNISAIIMFLVFVAATLGITYWAAKRTKTAKDFYTAGGGITGFQNGLAIAGDYMSAASFLGISGLVYLKGYDGLIYSIGFLVGWPLILFLIAERLRNLGKYTFADVASFRLKQTPIRTLAALGSIATVTLYLIAQMVGSGKLIQILFGLPYELAVILVGVLMILYVTFGGMLATTWVQIIKAGLLLSGATFMAIAVMAHFGFSFEALFAKAVEIHPTHDSIMSPGGLVSDPVSAISLGIALMFGTAGLPHILMRFFTVADAKEARKSVFYATGFIGYFYILTFIIGFGAIVMVMTNPQYLDAAGKIIGGNNMAAIHLSHAVGGNFFLGFISAVAFATILAVVSGLTLAGASAISHDLYANVFRRGRVDEMQEMRISKMATVAMGIVAIILGIAFEKQNIAFMVGLAFAIAASANFPVLFLSMFWKNLTTRGAVIGGSLGLATAVMLVILGPIVWQQIFGFEEAVFPYKYPALFSVTVAFIGIWFFSITDKSADAEKEREAFEAQDIRSQTGIGAEGAVSH
- a CDS encoding DUF485 domain-containing protein, whose protein sequence is MTKEMIEHIRNNPKYQMLVKKRSKFAWTLSIIMLVVYYAFILTIAFDPHLLGIPLEEGKVTTIGIPVGVAIIVIAFALTGIYVKRANGEFDDLSREVKAELEKELAKDAS